The following DNA comes from Gammaproteobacteria bacterium.
CGCGACGGCCGCCATACCGGGCGCAGCGATCTGCCGCTCACGTCACGTGGGCGCGACCAGGCCAAACGGCTGTCCACGCCGTTGGCACGTGCCGACTTCCAGCAGGTCTGGTCCAGCCCGCTGACGCGTGCCGAGCAGACCGCCATCCTGGCCGGGTTCGGCAACCGGCTGCACCTGGACGACGACCTGTGCGAGTGGGATTACGGCGAATACGAAGGCCGTACCACCAAGTCCATCCGCCGCGACGAACCGGCGTTCGACATCTGGACGGTCGCCATCGCACGCGGGGAATCCCTGCAGCAGGTGGCCGCCCGGGCCGAGCGCGTCATC
Coding sequences within:
- a CDS encoding histidine phosphatase family protein, with protein sequence MSTDVQLWLVRHGETEWSRDGRHTGRSDLPLTSRGRDQAKRLSTPLARADFQQVWSSPLTRAEQTAILAGFGNRLHLDDDLCEWDYGEYEGRTTKSIRRDEPAFDIWTVAIARGESLQQVAARAERVIQRALTAGGCSLLFAHGHLLRILAARWLGLAPDGGRLLSLDAARISILGHEHHTRVIQVWNQAATPDDLLS